A region of Gammaproteobacteria bacterium DNA encodes the following proteins:
- a CDS encoding fatty acid desaturase, with amino-acid sequence MSKSTTYKLPPDVLQQLTQRSDARGLLQLGAHLAMLLFAGFGLHLTQDSIWLMLSLPIYSALLIFLFAPLHETLHFTVFKTRWLNNLVAAVCGFLLLLPFQSFRAFHYAHHRHTQDPELDPELLDMKPLVHRHYWFYLSGLPTWWQSLVAIWRHALGAVDESYIEERHHKTTINEARFHLAGYALLLLFSVLWSSSALWWYWILPALVGQPMLRLYLLAEHGGCDFSDNMLENSRTTYTTPWLNFLAWNMPYHAEHHFLASVPFHALPALHAYTGQHVKHKGDGYYRVNRHIAAQY; translated from the coding sequence ATGAGCAAAAGTACAACCTATAAATTACCACCCGACGTATTGCAGCAATTGACGCAGCGCTCGGATGCCAGGGGTCTGCTTCAGCTTGGCGCTCATCTCGCGATGCTGCTGTTTGCCGGGTTCGGTTTGCACCTGACCCAGGATAGCATCTGGCTGATGCTAAGCCTGCCGATATACAGCGCCTTGCTGATATTCCTGTTTGCGCCGCTGCACGAAACTTTGCACTTTACCGTGTTTAAAACCCGCTGGCTCAATAACCTGGTCGCCGCTGTTTGCGGATTCCTGTTGCTGCTGCCGTTTCAGAGTTTTCGCGCTTTTCACTACGCGCACCATCGGCATACGCAAGATCCTGAGCTCGATCCGGAATTACTCGATATGAAACCATTGGTGCATAGGCACTACTGGTTTTATCTCTCCGGTCTACCGACCTGGTGGCAAAGCCTGGTTGCCATCTGGCGACATGCACTGGGTGCCGTCGATGAAAGCTATATCGAGGAACGTCACCATAAAACGACTATTAACGAAGCCCGCTTTCATCTCGCCGGTTACGCGCTGTTGCTGTTGTTCAGTGTGCTCTGGTCCAGCAGTGCTCTATGGTGGTACTGGATTTTACCGGCGCTGGTTGGCCAGCCCATGCTGCGACTGTACCTGCTGGCCGAGCACGGCGGCTGTGATTTCAGCGACAATATGCTCGAAAATTCGCGCACTACCTATACCACGCCATGGCTTAACTTTCTCGCCTGGAACATGCCGTACCATGCCGAACATCATTTTCTCGCGTCAGTACCCTTCCATGCTCTGCCGGCACTGCACGCCTATACCGGGCAGCATGTAAAACACAAGGGCGACGGCTATTACCGCGTCAACCGTCATATCGCGGCGCAATATTGA
- a CDS encoding PLP-dependent aspartate aminotransferase family protein has translation MSLKSVADKGVQTLAIHAGESPDSATGASAPSLVMSSTFVVDEEISFSANNLTAETPFVYTRWDNPTTQQLEQKLAVLEQAEAGIAFASGMAASAAVMLAHLSQGDHLVISNTNYPGTAEFARDTLTRLGIEVTPVDTSEPANIGAAMRDNTRMVWLETPSNPLLRISDIKDAAEVAHAQQALLVVDSTFASPIATRPLTLGADLVIHSLTKYIGGHGDAMGGSVCGNQALLGPLRGEALVHYGGVISPFNAWLIMRGMATLPLRMRCHEENALAVARFLETHDRVEKVLYPGLKSHPQYMLAKSQMDNFSGMISFRTANAKAVAERMMEKLEVIHYAVSLGHHRSLVYLMQTADLTGSSYRLEDAELEKYRAAAGEGIFRFSVGLEDADDLIRDLEMVL, from the coding sequence ATGAGCTTAAAATCAGTAGCAGACAAGGGCGTGCAGACCCTTGCGATTCACGCTGGAGAAAGTCCCGACTCAGCCACCGGGGCCTCGGCGCCGAGCCTGGTGATGTCGAGTACCTTCGTGGTCGACGAGGAAATTAGTTTTTCTGCCAACAACCTGACCGCGGAAACACCGTTTGTTTACACGCGCTGGGACAACCCGACCACGCAACAGCTCGAACAAAAGCTCGCGGTGCTGGAACAGGCCGAGGCCGGTATCGCCTTCGCCTCGGGCATGGCGGCAAGCGCCGCAGTCATGCTGGCTCACCTGAGCCAGGGCGATCACCTGGTCATCAGCAACACCAACTACCCGGGCACCGCCGAGTTCGCGCGCGACACGCTAACCCGCCTCGGGATCGAGGTCACCCCGGTCGATACTTCGGAGCCTGCGAACATCGGTGCCGCGATGCGCGACAATACGCGCATGGTCTGGCTGGAAACCCCTTCCAATCCGCTACTGCGAATCTCGGACATCAAGGACGCGGCTGAAGTCGCTCACGCGCAGCAGGCTTTACTCGTTGTTGATTCAACTTTTGCGTCACCCATCGCGACGCGCCCACTGACACTCGGCGCGGATCTGGTAATTCATTCGCTGACCAAGTATATCGGCGGACACGGCGATGCCATGGGCGGCTCAGTCTGTGGCAACCAAGCGCTGCTCGGCCCGTTGCGCGGCGAGGCACTGGTGCATTACGGCGGGGTTATCAGTCCATTCAATGCCTGGTTGATCATGCGCGGCATGGCGACCCTGCCGCTGCGCATGCGCTGTCACGAAGAAAATGCGCTCGCAGTGGCGCGTTTCCTGGAGACGCATGACAGGGTCGAAAAAGTGCTTTATCCGGGCCTAAAATCGCACCCGCAATATATGCTGGCAAAATCACAAATGGATAATTTCTCAGGCATGATCAGTTTTCGTACCGCGAACGCCAAAGCGGTCGCTGAGCGCATGATGGAAAAGCTGGAGGTGATCCATTACGCGGTATCACTGGGACACCATCGCAGCCTGGTCTACCTGATGCAAACCGCGGACCTGACCGGTTCGTCCTATCGCCTCGAAGACGCGGAACTGGAAAAGTACCGGGCAGCCGCCGGGGAGGGCATTTTTCGGTTTTCGGTTGGACTGGAAGATGCCGATGACTTGATCAGGGATCTCGAGATGGTGCTGTGA
- the thpR gene encoding RNA 2',3'-cyclic phosphodiesterase — protein sequence FFALWPDDALRESLHLASKTIPIKRPARRVPRYNLHLTLHFVGNVYFDQLAFLREQAGQVKAKAFELSIDCQGVFKKSRVAWLGCRETPTALLELHQQLGQRLQLCDYRPEARNYNPHVTMARKIGHIPEQKGFEPITWKANQFCLIEVQQIDDGVQYRVIETYPLL from the coding sequence TTTTTTCGCGCTGTGGCCGGACGATGCATTGCGCGAAAGTTTACACCTTGCCAGTAAGACGATTCCGATCAAACGCCCGGCGCGGCGCGTACCCCGCTATAATTTACACCTGACTTTGCACTTTGTTGGTAACGTTTATTTCGACCAGCTGGCCTTCCTGCGAGAGCAAGCCGGGCAGGTGAAAGCGAAAGCCTTCGAGCTCAGTATTGATTGCCAGGGTGTTTTCAAAAAATCCCGGGTTGCGTGGCTGGGTTGCCGCGAAACGCCCACTGCATTGCTCGAATTGCACCAGCAGCTGGGACAGCGGCTGCAACTGTGTGACTACCGGCCGGAGGCGCGGAATTATAATCCGCACGTCACGATGGCACGAAAAATTGGTCACATACCCGAACAGAAGGGCTTCGAGCCAATAACCTGGAAGGCCAACCAGTTTTGTCTTATCGAGGTTCAACAGATCGACGATGGCGTACAATACCGGGTTATCGAAACCTACCCGCTATTATGA